A window of the Lolium perenne isolate Kyuss_39 chromosome 7, Kyuss_2.0, whole genome shotgun sequence genome harbors these coding sequences:
- the LOC127315993 gene encoding histidine-containing phosphotransfer protein 1 isoform X1, whose amino-acid sequence MAAAMQLNTLMSNMFATGLLDDQFQQLQMLQDPSAPDFVAEVVTLFCEDGERIIGELAKLLDKPAVDFDKVDAFVHQLKGSSASVGAQRVKNTCIQFREFCQGKSRDGCLKTLDAVRNDFYDLRSKFQTMLQLEQQVQASFYPKQ is encoded by the exons ATGGCGGCCGCGATGCAACTCAACACCCTCATGTCCAACATGTTCGCCACG GGTTTGCTGGACGATCAGTTCCAGCAGCTGCAGATGCTCCAGGACCCGAGCGCCCCGGACTTCGTTGCCGAGGTCGTCACGCTCTTCTGCGAGGACGGCGAGCGGATCATCGGCGAGCTCGCCAAACTGCT ggataaGCCAGCTGTGGACTTCGACAAGGTGGATGCTTTTGTGCATCAGCTCAAGGGCAGCAGTGCAAG TGTTGGTGCTCAGAGAGTGAAGAATACCTGCATTCAGTTCCGTGAGTTTTGTCAGGGGAAGAGCAGAGATGG GTGCCTGAAGACACTGGATGCTGTGAGGAATGATTTCTATGATCTGCGCAGCAAGTTTCAGACCATGCTTCAG CTGGAGCAGCAGGTCCAGGCCTCCTTCTATCCTAAGCAGTAA
- the LOC127315993 gene encoding histidine-containing phosphotransfer protein 1 isoform X2 gives MAAAMQLNTLMSNMFATGLLDDQFQQLQMLQDPSAPDFVAEVVTLFCEDGERIIGELAKLLDKPAVDFDKVDAFVHQLKGSSARCLKTLDAVRNDFYDLRSKFQTMLQLEQQVQASFYPKQ, from the exons ATGGCGGCCGCGATGCAACTCAACACCCTCATGTCCAACATGTTCGCCACG GGTTTGCTGGACGATCAGTTCCAGCAGCTGCAGATGCTCCAGGACCCGAGCGCCCCGGACTTCGTTGCCGAGGTCGTCACGCTCTTCTGCGAGGACGGCGAGCGGATCATCGGCGAGCTCGCCAAACTGCT ggataaGCCAGCTGTGGACTTCGACAAGGTGGATGCTTTTGTGCATCAGCTCAAGGGCAGCAGTGCAAG GTGCCTGAAGACACTGGATGCTGTGAGGAATGATTTCTATGATCTGCGCAGCAAGTTTCAGACCATGCTTCAG CTGGAGCAGCAGGTCCAGGCCTCCTTCTATCCTAAGCAGTAA
- the LOC127315994 gene encoding histidine-containing phosphotransfer protein 1-like — translation MAAVMKLDTLGYAARMFSRRLLDEQFQQLLLLQDGSEENLVAKIVTLFCQEAERIIGELSMQLDKPYVNFEEVAAFADKLEGSSA, via the exons ATGGCGGCCGTGATGAAGCTCGACACCCTTGGTTATGCAGCCAGGATGTTCAGCAGG CGTTTGTTGGACGAGCAGTTCCAGCAGCTGCTTCTGCTCCAGGATGGGAGCGAAGAGAATCTCGTTGCCAAGATCGTCACCCTCTTCTGCCAGGAAGCCGAGCGGATCATTGGCGAGCTCTCTATGCAGCT GGACAAGCCATATGTGAACTTCGAAGAGGTGGCTGCTTTTGCGGATAAGCTTGAGGGGAGCAGTGCATG